A single region of the Streptomyces sp. NBC_01262 genome encodes:
- a CDS encoding MFS transporter has product MVSSSTHSSPPAPAEASSEAPSPARHTGTIIAGCLAVCLAQIGLVLPAAINGVIQRTLQTSGAELTWISDAFMVPAAVLALTFGVLGDRYGRKKLLVYGALVAGAGYALSATASSAGQLIAGQAVSGIGAAALFPASLAVITANTPTPAARARGLASWTTALSLGAFIAPGLSGAAVEYASFRWAFAIVGVLALLTAAASGRLAAESRAPGARSLDWPGQIAIAVALLALLYGIIQGPSDGWGSAPVVGAFVASAAFLAAFIRREHRTERPMLRLDLFRIPAFTASSVATVVGMFGFLGGAYDLSIRVGAIQHQSPLRAAVPFLVIQGVTPFIWPLLVRLLHRIGPGPMLVTGFISLATAQLWLRSLPVSDTSLVPLLGPLVLNGLGFGLVVSALTAAAVNLVPPSSTGMAAATTSLVRDLGQTLGPAIVGAVALSTAATRFAGNLGDAGLTGAEHHVVGAVLEEGGPLAVLSAQLGPASAKVAPIAQKALADGYNTGLLITAIACLAAAVISAVFLGLRSTTPDLARLPASEGI; this is encoded by the coding sequence ATGGTCTCCAGCTCCACCCACAGCAGTCCCCCGGCACCCGCCGAGGCATCCTCCGAAGCGCCCTCCCCGGCCCGTCACACCGGGACGATCATCGCGGGCTGCCTCGCCGTCTGCCTGGCGCAGATCGGACTCGTCCTGCCCGCCGCCATCAACGGCGTCATCCAGCGCACCCTGCAGACCTCCGGCGCCGAACTGACCTGGATCAGCGACGCGTTCATGGTCCCCGCCGCCGTCCTGGCGCTCACCTTCGGCGTCCTGGGCGACCGCTACGGCCGCAAGAAGCTGCTGGTCTACGGCGCGCTGGTGGCCGGCGCCGGATACGCGCTGTCGGCCACCGCGAGCTCCGCAGGCCAGCTGATCGCCGGGCAGGCCGTCTCCGGCATCGGTGCGGCCGCGCTCTTCCCCGCCTCGCTGGCGGTGATCACCGCCAACACGCCCACACCGGCCGCCCGGGCACGCGGTCTGGCCTCCTGGACCACGGCCCTTTCGCTCGGCGCGTTCATCGCCCCCGGGCTGTCCGGCGCCGCCGTCGAATACGCCTCCTTCCGCTGGGCGTTCGCGATCGTCGGCGTCCTCGCCCTCCTCACGGCGGCGGCCTCCGGCCGGCTGGCGGCGGAGTCCCGGGCGCCCGGGGCCCGGTCGCTGGACTGGCCGGGGCAGATCGCCATCGCGGTCGCCCTGCTGGCGCTGCTGTACGGCATCATCCAGGGCCCGTCCGACGGCTGGGGATCGGCGCCGGTGGTCGGGGCCTTCGTCGCCTCCGCCGCTTTCCTGGCGGCGTTCATACGCAGGGAGCACCGCACCGAGCGGCCGATGCTGCGCCTGGACCTGTTCCGCATCCCCGCGTTCACCGCCTCCTCCGTCGCCACCGTCGTCGGTATGTTCGGCTTCCTCGGCGGGGCTTACGACCTGAGCATCAGGGTCGGGGCGATCCAGCACCAGAGCCCGCTGCGGGCGGCGGTGCCCTTCCTGGTCATCCAGGGCGTCACGCCCTTCATCTGGCCCCTGCTGGTGCGGCTGCTGCACCGGATCGGGCCGGGACCGATGCTGGTGACCGGCTTCATCTCGCTCGCCACCGCCCAGCTCTGGCTGCGGTCCCTCCCGGTGAGCGACACCAGCCTGGTGCCGCTGCTGGGTCCACTCGTACTCAACGGGCTCGGCTTCGGCCTGGTGGTCTCGGCGCTCACGGCCGCCGCCGTCAACCTCGTACCGCCCTCCTCGACCGGCATGGCGGCGGCCACCACCAGCCTGGTCCGTGACCTGGGCCAGACCCTAGGCCCGGCGATCGTCGGCGCCGTCGCCCTCAGCACGGCCGCCACCCGCTTCGCCGGGAACCTCGGCGACGCCGGGCTCACCGGGGCCGAACACCACGTCGTGGGAGCCGTCCTGGAAGAGGGCGGACCGCTGGCCGTACTCTCCGCACAGCTCGGGCCGGCAAGCGCCAAGGTCGCCCCCATCGCCCAGAAGGCGCTCGCCGACGGATACAACACCGGGTTGCTCATCACGGCCATCGCCTGTCTGGCGGCGGCGGTCATCTCCGCGGTGTTCCTCGGCCTTCGCAGCACCACACCGGACCTCGCCCGCCTGCCCGCCTCCGAAGGGATCTGA
- a CDS encoding fumarylacetoacetate hydrolase family protein — translation MKFATFVHAGQRRSGVVAGECVHPFQGDADLLHLLQEGEDILRTAGARAITDSQPLALASVRLLAPLRPPTIRDFMTFEEHLAGVAQGFGDVVPEEWYTQPAFYFTNPYAVTGPQDDIPVPPGCQRFDFELEVAAVIGREGRDLTPEQARHHIIGYTILNDWTARDLQGYEMRVKLGPAKGKDTATTLGPWLVTADELESHRDTEGFLDLKLRVQVNGETVGEDSLRNMAWTFEEMTAYASRGTLVRPGDVLGSGTCGNGGCLAELWGRRGRLDPPPLVPGDTVTMTVEGIGTISNIVTEGVPSLPVPPARRRQGAT, via the coding sequence TTGAAGTTCGCCACCTTCGTCCATGCCGGACAGCGCCGCTCAGGAGTGGTGGCCGGCGAGTGCGTCCATCCGTTCCAGGGCGACGCCGACCTGCTCCACCTCCTCCAGGAGGGCGAGGACATACTGCGCACGGCCGGTGCCCGGGCCATCACGGACTCACAGCCGCTCGCCCTTGCCTCCGTACGGCTGCTGGCGCCGCTGCGACCGCCCACCATCCGGGACTTCATGACCTTCGAGGAGCATCTCGCCGGTGTCGCCCAGGGCTTCGGCGATGTCGTCCCCGAGGAGTGGTACACCCAGCCGGCCTTCTATTTCACCAATCCGTACGCCGTGACCGGCCCCCAGGACGACATACCCGTACCACCGGGCTGCCAGCGCTTCGACTTCGAACTGGAGGTCGCCGCCGTCATCGGCCGCGAAGGCCGCGACCTGACCCCTGAACAGGCCCGCCACCACATCATCGGCTACACGATCCTCAACGACTGGACCGCCCGCGACCTGCAAGGTTACGAGATGCGCGTCAAACTCGGCCCGGCCAAGGGCAAGGACACCGCGACCACCCTGGGCCCCTGGCTGGTCACCGCCGACGAGTTGGAGAGCCACCGCGACACCGAGGGCTTCCTCGACCTCAAGCTCCGGGTCCAGGTCAACGGCGAAACCGTCGGCGAGGACAGCCTGCGCAACATGGCGTGGACCTTCGAGGAGATGACCGCCTACGCCTCCCGGGGCACCCTCGTCCGCCCCGGCGACGTGCTCGGCTCCGGAACCTGTGGCAACGGCGGCTGCCTCGCCGAACTGTGGGGGCGCCGGGGCCGGCTCGATCCGCCCCCGCTGGTGCCGGGCGACACCGTCACCATGACGGTCGAGGGCATCGGCACCATCAGCAACATCGTGACCGAGGGCGTGCCCTCGCTGCCCGTGCCGCCCGCCCGCCGCCGCCAAGGGGCGACATGA
- a CDS encoding MFS transporter, producing MSAAVNESTSTDTTPTSRRKVLKALSGLLLAMFVSTLSSTVVSSALPKIIGAVHGSQTQYTWVVTASLLTTTATTPIWGKLADLFSKKTLVQASIAVFVLGALASGVSRTGGQLIAARALQGVGVGGVQALVQISIAAMIPPRERGRYSGYLSSVTATSTIGGPLLGGVIVDTSWLGWRWCFFIGLPIAAVALFLLQRTLNLPVIRRENVRIDYLGATLIAAGVSVLLIWVSFVDSSFAWSSWQTAAMVTGGLALLAAALWVEAHAAEPVVPLAIVKQRTTALAIVGSLAVGTAMFGSAVFLSQYFQISRGHNPTEAGLMTIPMMAGILIASTVAGRLISRTGKIKPFVVAGAGFLTLGSAGLGVIDYRTPMVFLSAAMLCVGMGVGMTLQNFVLAVQNTVPLKDIGAASSTVSFFRSLGGTIGVSVLGAVLARHVHDQVAQGMASAGVSGNAESPAVREIIRVAYGDATAQVFLLSAAAAVLALVAAVLLKPVSLRSSLDLQKPPAGEPAEAVG from the coding sequence ATGAGCGCCGCAGTGAACGAGTCCACGTCCACGGACACGACGCCCACCTCCCGCCGGAAGGTGCTGAAGGCGCTCAGCGGCCTGCTCCTCGCGATGTTCGTGTCGACCCTCAGCAGCACGGTGGTCTCCAGTGCGCTGCCGAAGATCATCGGGGCCGTGCACGGGTCGCAGACCCAGTACACGTGGGTCGTCACCGCCTCCCTCCTCACCACCACGGCGACGACCCCGATCTGGGGCAAGCTCGCCGATCTCTTCAGCAAGAAGACCCTCGTACAGGCCTCCATAGCCGTCTTCGTGCTGGGCGCCCTGGCCTCCGGAGTGAGCCGGACCGGCGGGCAGCTCATCGCCGCGCGGGCCCTGCAGGGCGTCGGCGTCGGAGGTGTGCAGGCCCTGGTCCAGATCTCCATCGCGGCCATGATCCCGCCGAGGGAACGCGGCCGGTACAGCGGCTACCTGAGCAGCGTCACGGCCACGTCGACCATCGGCGGGCCGCTGCTCGGCGGCGTCATCGTCGACACCTCATGGCTGGGGTGGCGGTGGTGCTTCTTCATCGGCCTGCCGATCGCCGCCGTCGCGCTCTTCCTGCTCCAGCGGACGCTGAACCTTCCCGTCATCCGCCGCGAGAACGTGAGGATCGACTACCTGGGAGCCACTCTGATCGCCGCAGGCGTCAGTGTGCTGCTCATCTGGGTGTCGTTCGTCGACAGCTCCTTCGCCTGGTCCTCGTGGCAGACCGCTGCCATGGTGACCGGCGGGCTGGCCCTGCTCGCCGCAGCCCTGTGGGTGGAGGCGCACGCCGCCGAGCCCGTCGTACCGCTGGCCATCGTGAAGCAGCGCACCACCGCCCTGGCAATTGTCGGCAGCCTCGCCGTCGGTACGGCCATGTTCGGCAGTGCGGTGTTCCTGAGCCAGTACTTCCAGATCAGCCGCGGCCACAACCCGACGGAGGCCGGCCTCATGACGATTCCCATGATGGCCGGCATCCTGATCGCCTCCACGGTCGCAGGGCGGCTGATCAGCCGGACCGGGAAGATCAAGCCGTTCGTCGTCGCCGGCGCCGGCTTCCTCACGCTCGGATCCGCCGGCCTGGGCGTCATCGATTACAGGACGCCCATGGTCTTCCTGAGCGCGGCGATGCTGTGCGTCGGGATGGGCGTGGGCATGACGCTGCAGAACTTCGTGCTCGCCGTGCAGAACACCGTGCCGCTGAAGGACATCGGCGCGGCCAGTTCCACGGTGTCCTTCTTCCGTTCCCTCGGCGGCACGATCGGCGTCTCGGTCCTCGGCGCTGTCCTGGCCCGTCACGTCCACGACCAGGTCGCGCAGGGGATGGCCTCCGCCGGGGTGTCCGGCAACGCAGAGTCCCCCGCCGTGCGGGAGATCATTCGCGTGGCGTACGGCGACGCGACGGCGCAGGTCTTCCTGCTGTCGGCCGCCGCGGCCGTGCTCGCCCTCGTCGCCGCCGTGCTGCTGAAGCCGGTCAGCCTGCGCAGCAGCCTCGATCTGCAGAAGCCGCCGGCCGGAGAGCCGGCGGAGGCGGTCGGCTGA